A single Streptomyces sp. 2114.4 DNA region contains:
- a CDS encoding DUF2075 domain-containing protein, with product MLFRASAKTVAVMALDGSLFSHPTDQFVHMHGYQPTTSEVRSWERSIPVLAAALNDAGLGDVEVMLEYALPLNSKRADVVLAGVHPVTGESSYVVVELKQWSQAVPDEDDPVLCRIDAYAHPVLNPIEQVRRYCEYLVNFNGAVAEHPGRISGVAFLHNATDAGVSGLRAIELDDRGQLFTGDRRGEFLDHLRARLSDRHPGARAADELQAGKTVPSKQLMAVAAQEVREREQFVLLDEQQVAYRCVLNAVRRAKRSDHKEIVVVTGGPGTGKSIIALSLLGELYRQGVPALHATGSQSFTKTMRKVAGTRKREVQELFKYFNSFMTTEENSLDVLICDEAHRIRETSANRYTPAAHRTGRRQIDELIDVAHVPVFLLDEHQVVRPGEMGTLEEIKAVAAARGLNCQVVPLESQFRCGGSDAYLRWVVRLLGLEPGGPVPWEPDDRMRLLVADSPQEMEAFLDARRNQNNSARMSAGYCWRWSPEPRPGAPLPADVVIGDWARPWNLRGDRSVSGAPPSALWATDSAGFGQIGCVYTAQGFEYDWSGVIIGPDLVWRGDRWVTDRTASKDPVFKKSTPESDVDRLIRNTYKVLLTRGMIGTIVYSPDPETQEKLRELVGGCLDREHTVG from the coding sequence TTGCTGTTCCGTGCGTCCGCGAAAACGGTCGCTGTCATGGCACTCGACGGTTCGCTGTTCTCGCACCCCACCGACCAGTTCGTCCACATGCATGGCTACCAGCCCACCACCTCGGAGGTGCGTTCCTGGGAGCGCAGCATCCCCGTTCTGGCCGCCGCGCTCAACGACGCGGGCCTGGGGGACGTGGAGGTCATGCTGGAGTACGCACTCCCGCTGAACAGTAAACGCGCCGACGTCGTGCTGGCCGGAGTGCATCCGGTGACAGGGGAATCGTCGTACGTCGTAGTGGAGCTGAAGCAGTGGAGCCAGGCCGTACCTGATGAGGACGACCCGGTTCTGTGCCGTATCGACGCGTACGCACATCCGGTCCTCAACCCCATAGAGCAGGTACGGCGCTACTGCGAGTACCTCGTGAACTTCAATGGGGCGGTGGCCGAGCACCCCGGCCGTATCAGCGGAGTGGCGTTTCTCCACAACGCCACCGATGCCGGCGTCAGCGGTCTGCGCGCGATAGAGCTCGACGACCGCGGTCAGCTGTTCACCGGTGACCGGCGGGGAGAGTTCCTGGATCACCTCCGCGCCAGGCTCAGCGACAGGCACCCGGGCGCCCGCGCCGCCGACGAACTGCAGGCGGGTAAGACCGTCCCCTCGAAGCAGTTGATGGCAGTCGCGGCCCAAGAGGTACGTGAACGCGAGCAGTTCGTCCTTCTCGACGAACAACAGGTCGCGTACCGCTGCGTGCTCAACGCTGTGCGCAGGGCGAAGCGGTCCGACCACAAGGAGATCGTGGTGGTCACCGGCGGGCCCGGCACTGGTAAGAGCATCATCGCGCTTTCCCTGCTCGGCGAGCTGTACCGGCAGGGCGTTCCAGCCCTGCATGCCACTGGTTCCCAGTCGTTCACCAAGACGATGCGAAAGGTCGCGGGTACCCGTAAGCGCGAGGTGCAGGAGCTGTTCAAGTACTTCAACAGCTTCATGACCACAGAGGAGAACAGCCTCGATGTCCTGATCTGCGACGAGGCCCACCGCATCCGTGAGACCTCCGCCAACCGCTACACGCCCGCGGCCCACCGCACCGGCAGGCGGCAGATCGACGAACTCATCGACGTCGCCCATGTCCCCGTCTTCCTCCTGGATGAGCACCAGGTGGTGCGACCCGGCGAGATGGGCACCTTGGAAGAAATCAAGGCGGTTGCGGCAGCCAGGGGCCTGAACTGCCAGGTCGTGCCGCTGGAAAGCCAGTTTCGTTGCGGTGGCAGCGATGCCTATCTGCGCTGGGTAGTGCGGCTACTCGGCCTGGAGCCCGGCGGCCCGGTGCCGTGGGAGCCGGACGATCGCATGCGGCTGCTGGTCGCCGACAGTCCGCAGGAGATGGAAGCCTTCCTCGACGCCCGCCGGAACCAGAACAACAGCGCCCGCATGTCCGCCGGCTACTGCTGGCGTTGGTCCCCGGAACCCAGGCCCGGCGCTCCACTGCCCGCTGACGTCGTCATCGGGGACTGGGCCCGCCCCTGGAACCTGCGAGGCGACCGCTCCGTGTCCGGCGCGCCTCCGTCCGCCCTGTGGGCCACTGATTCTGCGGGCTTCGGACAGATCGGCTGCGTCTACACCGCTCAGGGCTTCGAATACGACTGGTCCGGTGTCATCATCGGCCCTGACCTGGTTTGGCGCGGCGACCGATGGGTCACGGACCGCACGGCGTCCAAGGACCCGGTCTTCAAGAAGTCCACCCCGGAGTCCGATGTGGACCGACTCATCCGCAACACCTACAAGGTGTTGCTGACCCGAGGAATGATCGGCACGATCGTTTACTCACCGGATCCGGAGACCCAGGAGAAGCTGCGGGAACTGGTGGGTGGCTGCCTGGATCGGGAACACACCGTGGGCTGA